In Ruminococcaceae bacterium R-25, a genomic segment contains:
- a CDS encoding beta-lactamase family protein, which yields MVRPNPTFLKKAEGIKTSRKKRTLVIILIMLVIAFIVVFISSIASAQDTYRLMYPGLVGAATSTTTEYSAYQRPVHTTTETTTEVTTTATTTVPHAVLAASPTPTLSPEDPGKSQNNSPDPFMEDRNFSFKPIEIQTVSYQQRAVYLDDLKEQVVAYQNNHENMRICYEFISLSTGERLGVDDIDPVVPSGAMAIPVAIAYYDKNAGVTGPLSEIVTYDSSFKGSRNSSYIAKNYSYGKQFYMRTILYYALAKNDSIALNYVIQNLGGMEETIAQIKKISSYISYDDKVVYKDYSGKEYRTSGTISCYDMGQYLSYIYHTFTSNPQVNQRLINDLAANEVDSPLIAAFPQDTRILHILGRNTERKAYMECAIIDYKEPFALIIYVEAYSSEDAGTAIATLGSYTQKFIETCYK from the coding sequence ATGGTAAGACCGAATCCGACATTTCTGAAAAAAGCAGAAGGGATAAAGACGTCCCGTAAAAAGCGCACACTCGTGATCATACTGATCATGCTCGTGATCGCTTTCATAGTCGTATTTATAAGTTCGATCGCTTCTGCCCAGGATACGTACCGTCTTATGTATCCCGGTCTTGTCGGCGCTGCCACCAGCACTACTACCGAATATTCGGCATACCAGAGACCCGTCCACACAACAACCGAAACAACAACAGAAGTAACGACGACTGCAACGACCACCGTCCCGCACGCGGTGCTCGCTGCATCGCCTACTCCTACCCTCTCTCCTGAAGATCCGGGCAAATCACAAAACAATTCGCCCGATCCTTTCATGGAAGACAGGAACTTCAGTTTCAAACCCATAGAGATCCAGACCGTATCCTATCAGCAGCGCGCTGTTTATCTGGACGACCTCAAGGAGCAGGTCGTTGCTTACCAGAACAACCATGAAAATATGAGGATCTGCTATGAGTTCATCTCGCTTTCCACCGGCGAACGCTTAGGAGTCGATGATATCGATCCCGTCGTTCCTTCCGGAGCTATGGCTATCCCGGTCGCGATCGCTTATTACGACAAGAATGCCGGAGTTACAGGTCCCTTATCAGAGATCGTAACTTACGACAGCAGTTTCAAGGGCTCGCGTAATTCTTCTTATATAGCCAAGAACTACTCATACGGAAAGCAGTTCTATATGAGAACTATCCTCTATTACGCGCTCGCGAAAAATGACAGCATCGCATTAAATTACGTGATACAGAATCTCGGCGGCATGGAAGAAACGATCGCACAGATCAAGAAGATAAGCAGTTATATATCCTACGATGACAAGGTCGTCTACAAGGATTACAGCGGAAAGGAATACCGTACATCAGGAACTATCTCCTGTTATGACATGGGTCAGTACCTCTCCTACATTTACCACACATTTACGAGCAACCCTCAGGTTAACCAGCGTCTTATCAACGATCTGGCTGCAAATGAAGTTGATTCACCTCTCATAGCAGCTTTCCCCCAGGACACCAGGATCTTACATATTCTCGGACGCAATACCGAGCGCAAAGCATATATGGAATGTGCAATCATCGATTATAAGGAGCCTTTTGCACTGATAATCTACGTTGAAGCTTATTCTTCCGAAGATGCAGGCACAGCCATTGCAACACTCGGCAGTTACACTCAGAAATTCATCGAAACCTGTTATAAATGA